In Mesorhizobium sp. 113-3-3, a genomic segment contains:
- a CDS encoding GNAT family N-acetyltransferase encodes MLVTEGPLPDEITDLTSGYRRVPAGKIVNAVTWMESRAPMRGLAQPLAMTRITKPDGAAYRAIFLEIGAPWLWDRAAEMSDAEVAAHFADPRQHLYYGHDESSRHVGMVEFRVADDNEIEITYFGLFPALTGRGLGKRLMAGALDQAWRLDPGRIWLHTSSIDHHSVIGFYRACGFEPYAAGFEITDDPRIKGTLPRDAAPQIPLIETEWVPGAR; translated from the coding sequence ATGCTGGTCACCGAAGGCCCATTGCCGGATGAAATCACCGATCTCACGTCCGGCTACCGGCGCGTGCCGGCCGGCAAGATCGTCAATGCGGTGACGTGGATGGAATCGCGCGCCCCGATGCGGGGTCTCGCCCAGCCCTTGGCAATGACCCGGATCACCAAGCCTGACGGCGCCGCCTACCGCGCGATCTTCCTCGAGATCGGCGCTCCCTGGCTGTGGGACCGCGCTGCCGAAATGTCGGATGCCGAAGTCGCCGCGCACTTCGCCGACCCGCGCCAGCATCTCTATTACGGCCATGATGAAAGCAGCCGCCATGTCGGCATGGTCGAATTCCGCGTGGCCGATGACAATGAGATCGAGATCACCTATTTCGGCCTGTTCCCGGCCTTGACCGGCCGGGGTCTCGGCAAGCGGCTGATGGCCGGTGCGCTCGACCAGGCATGGCGCCTCGACCCTGGCCGCATCTGGCTGCACACCAGCAGCATCGATCATCACAGCGTCATCGGTTTCTACCGGGCTTGCGGGTTCGAGCCCTATGCGGCCGGTTTCGAAATCACCGACGATCCGCGGATCAAGGGAACCCTGCCGCGCGATGCAGCCCCGCAAATCCCGTTGATCGAAACGGAATGGGTGCCCGGCGCCAGATGA
- a CDS encoding LuxR C-terminal-related transcriptional regulator produces the protein MRPSSQPAGQASPHHRRWVRRESILSRLERHVDTRIVLFAAPAGFGKSTTMAQWAAEVARHGRLTAWLSCEATDNDEGAFLSHLVGALRHLVQNPAELDLAFQSSPIPQLDVVLAALVAGLAARDAEITLFFDDYHVIEAPAVKRFMERLTRQALANVAFVIGSRNLPDLQLGKLRVLGDVFEIGADDLRFASSEAEAFFNDKLGLSVSSGTVETLCSRTEGWAAGLQLASLSLSAAHAPETVIGNFTGANRNVADFLMGEVFLGLPPALAKFLLHSSIFERFSAEACRAVLRAADAEADITEIETRNLFLVPLDEERRWFRYHHLFHDFLSREMERREPEMIAPLHLAAAEWFGERKMLTEAIGHALAAGDQARAAVFVENNALELIAQCQLLYVRQLLALLPRNLVDQRIRLQLVVLWLAVHSSQPEIAQQTLANARKLVETGPADGKDPGTLTGTTIEAEIAVLDAAVHSTLEQFEDARDTALAALRIIAPDAWFMEGATANVIGYNLYALGDLEGARAAAEAARKAHERSGSLLGVTIANCYMAVIERSAGRLPAAERLLRNTIIEARTRIGANSYAEALAGTLLAELAYETNASGEALTLVENLGPLIEGAAVIVYPLASVPTYARVLQLTGRADQALDMLERVYQRVRGSVYRRLASVLVHDRIRLLIDQNRVAEARALLDEHRRESAETAPTVANEFEFFAEGRLLTAEKSYAAAAALFDALLERTKSSGRMRRHILALILRAKSARNDQREADRHLLEGLRLAQPSGFIRSFVDEGRPVVEGLMRLRAAQAKSDPSLSAYATRIIDAAQTMPVAMRKQAAPAAEKEQLTQRETELLRCLSEGMSNRDIAFALSVSETTVKWHLKNIFGKLSVSNRVQAVRAAQAAANLRPPPKGGA, from the coding sequence ATGAGACCGTCTTCGCAACCGGCCGGCCAGGCATCGCCCCACCATCGCCGGTGGGTGCGGCGCGAGAGCATCCTGTCGAGGTTGGAGCGGCATGTCGATACGCGCATCGTTTTGTTCGCCGCGCCCGCCGGCTTCGGCAAGTCGACGACGATGGCGCAGTGGGCAGCTGAGGTCGCGCGCCACGGCCGGTTGACCGCATGGCTGTCCTGCGAGGCGACGGACAATGACGAAGGCGCCTTCCTGTCGCATCTGGTGGGAGCGCTGCGCCATCTGGTCCAGAACCCGGCCGAACTCGACCTCGCCTTCCAGTCGAGCCCGATCCCGCAGCTCGACGTGGTGCTCGCAGCACTGGTGGCGGGTCTTGCAGCGCGCGACGCCGAGATCACCCTGTTCTTCGACGACTACCACGTCATCGAAGCGCCGGCGGTCAAGCGGTTCATGGAGCGGCTGACGCGGCAGGCGCTTGCCAACGTCGCCTTCGTCATCGGTTCGCGCAACCTGCCCGACCTGCAACTCGGCAAGCTCAGGGTGCTTGGCGACGTCTTCGAAATCGGCGCGGACGATCTGCGCTTCGCTTCCTCCGAAGCCGAAGCCTTCTTCAACGATAAATTGGGCCTCAGCGTCAGCAGCGGCACCGTCGAGACCTTGTGCTCGCGGACCGAAGGCTGGGCCGCCGGCCTGCAGCTCGCCTCGCTGTCGCTCAGTGCCGCGCATGCTCCGGAAACAGTCATCGGCAATTTCACCGGCGCCAACCGCAACGTCGCCGATTTCCTGATGGGCGAAGTCTTCCTGGGGCTGCCGCCGGCGCTGGCGAAATTCCTGCTCCACAGTTCGATCTTCGAGCGCTTCAGCGCCGAGGCGTGCCGGGCGGTCTTGCGCGCGGCGGACGCCGAGGCCGACATCACCGAGATCGAGACCCGCAACCTGTTCCTGGTGCCGCTCGATGAGGAGCGGCGCTGGTTCCGCTATCATCACCTGTTCCACGACTTCCTCAGCCGCGAAATGGAACGGCGCGAGCCGGAGATGATCGCGCCGCTACATCTGGCCGCGGCCGAATGGTTCGGCGAGCGCAAGATGCTGACCGAGGCGATCGGGCATGCGCTCGCCGCCGGCGACCAGGCCCGCGCGGCGGTGTTCGTCGAGAACAATGCGCTCGAACTCATCGCCCAGTGTCAATTGCTTTACGTCAGGCAGTTGCTGGCACTGCTGCCGAGGAACCTGGTCGATCAGCGCATCCGGTTGCAACTCGTCGTGCTGTGGCTGGCAGTGCACTCAAGCCAGCCCGAGATCGCCCAGCAGACGCTGGCCAATGCGCGCAAGCTGGTTGAGACCGGGCCGGCCGACGGCAAGGATCCGGGCACGCTGACCGGCACCACGATCGAGGCCGAAATCGCCGTCCTCGATGCCGCCGTGCACAGCACGCTGGAGCAGTTCGAGGACGCGCGGGACACAGCACTTGCCGCCCTGCGCATCATCGCGCCCGACGCCTGGTTCATGGAAGGCGCGACGGCCAATGTCATCGGTTACAATCTCTACGCGCTTGGCGACCTCGAGGGTGCGCGGGCGGCAGCGGAGGCGGCGCGCAAGGCGCATGAGCGAAGCGGCAGCCTACTCGGCGTCACCATCGCCAATTGCTACATGGCCGTGATCGAGCGCTCGGCCGGCCGCCTGCCCGCGGCGGAACGGCTGCTGCGCAATACGATTATCGAGGCGAGGACGCGGATCGGCGCGAACTCCTATGCCGAGGCACTGGCCGGAACGCTGCTCGCCGAACTCGCCTATGAGACCAACGCATCCGGCGAGGCGCTGACGCTTGTCGAGAATCTCGGACCGCTGATCGAGGGCGCCGCGGTCATCGTCTATCCCCTGGCCAGCGTGCCGACCTATGCCCGCGTGCTGCAGCTGACCGGTCGCGCAGACCAAGCGCTCGACATGCTGGAGCGCGTCTACCAGCGCGTGCGCGGTTCCGTCTACCGCCGCCTCGCGTCGGTGCTGGTGCATGACCGCATCCGGCTGCTCATCGATCAGAACCGCGTCGCCGAGGCACGCGCCCTGCTCGACGAGCATCGCCGCGAAAGCGCCGAGACCGCCCCCACCGTCGCCAACGAATTCGAGTTCTTCGCCGAAGGCCGGCTGCTGACGGCGGAAAAATCCTACGCAGCTGCCGCGGCGCTTTTCGACGCGCTGCTGGAGCGGACCAAAAGCAGCGGACGCATGCGCCGCCACATACTGGCGCTGATCCTGCGCGCCAAGAGCGCCAGGAATGACCAGCGCGAGGCCGACCGCCATCTTCTCGAAGGGCTGCGCCTTGCCCAGCCTTCCGGCTTCATCCGCTCCTTCGTCGACGAGGGCAGGCCTGTCGTCGAAGGATTGATGCGGCTGCGCGCGGCGCAGGCGAAGAGCGACCCGTCCCTGTCGGCCTATGCAACGCGCATCATCGATGCCGCGCAGACCATGCCTGTGGCGATGCGGAAGCAGGCGGCACCGGCAGCGGAAAAGGAACAACTCACCCAGCGCGAGACCGAACTGCTGCGCTGCCTGTCGGAAGGCATGTCCAACAGGGATATCGCGTTTGCGCTGTCGGTGAGCGAAACGACGGTGAAATGGCATTTGAAGAACATTTTCGGCAAGCTCTCGGTATCGAACCGCGTCCAGGCCGTGCGCGCCGCGCAGGCCGCCGCGAACCTCCGTCCCCCTCCGAAAGGAGGGGCATAG
- a CDS encoding class II histone deacetylase, giving the protein MATGYVFHEQLMWHDTGPSADMMPPGRFVEPGRHLESPGSKRRLNNLIQVSGLARHLVPILAEPVTVEDLLRVHTQRHVDDIRMLSERGTGFAGPQAPIGLNSFDIALLSAGTTYAAMRAVLTGRVDNAYALARPPGHHAEPDQAMGNCLFSNIGVAVRRLQHEGLLGRAAIVDWDVHHGNGTETVFYSDPSVLTISLHQDNLYPTGRGALADNGKGEGEGYNINIPLPAGSGTGAYEATFDRVVAPALRAYKPDLVIVASGFDASGFDPLGRMMLNSECFRRLAARMVALAAETSNGRLMMTHEGGYSEGYVPFCGHAVIETLANHRTEVVDPLSDHIDEWAGQALQPHQAAVIDAAEGLLAGLRQRLASAA; this is encoded by the coding sequence ATGGCGACAGGTTACGTTTTTCACGAACAGCTGATGTGGCATGACACCGGCCCCAGTGCCGACATGATGCCTCCCGGCCGTTTCGTGGAACCCGGCCGGCACCTGGAATCGCCCGGTTCGAAGCGCCGGCTGAACAACCTCATCCAGGTCAGCGGCCTGGCGCGCCATCTGGTGCCGATCCTTGCCGAGCCGGTGACGGTCGAGGATCTGCTACGCGTGCACACGCAGCGCCATGTTGACGACATCAGGATGCTCAGCGAACGCGGCACCGGCTTCGCCGGCCCGCAGGCGCCGATCGGCCTCAACAGTTTCGACATTGCCCTTTTGTCGGCCGGCACCACCTATGCCGCGATGCGCGCGGTGCTGACTGGCCGCGTCGACAACGCCTATGCGCTGGCGCGGCCACCGGGGCACCATGCCGAGCCCGACCAGGCGATGGGCAACTGCCTGTTCTCCAACATCGGCGTTGCTGTGCGACGGCTCCAGCATGAGGGCCTGCTTGGCCGCGCGGCGATCGTCGACTGGGACGTGCATCACGGCAACGGCACCGAGACGGTGTTTTATTCCGATCCGTCGGTGCTGACCATTTCCCTGCACCAGGACAATCTCTATCCGACCGGGCGCGGCGCGCTGGCCGACAATGGCAAGGGCGAAGGGGAAGGCTACAACATCAACATCCCGCTGCCGGCCGGTAGCGGCACCGGCGCCTATGAGGCGACCTTCGATCGCGTCGTCGCTCCGGCGCTGCGCGCCTACAAGCCCGACCTTGTGATCGTCGCTTCCGGTTTCGATGCGTCGGGCTTCGATCCGCTCGGCCGCATGATGCTCAACAGCGAATGCTTCCGGCGCCTCGCCGCCCGCATGGTGGCGCTGGCTGCCGAGACTTCCAACGGACGGCTGATGATGACCCATGAAGGCGGCTACTCCGAAGGCTATGTGCCATTCTGCGGCCATGCCGTCATCGAGACGCTGGCCAACCATCGCACCGAAGTGGTCGATCCGCTGTCGGACCATATCGACGAATGGGCCGGCCAGGCCTTGCAGCCGCATCAGGCTGCGGTGATCGACGCCGCCGAAGGCCTCCTCGCGGGCCTGCGCCAACGCCTCGCAAGTGCTGCCTGA
- the urtB gene encoding urea ABC transporter permease subunit UrtB produces MLPDTMDFVVTTLLNALTLISILMLVGLGLAISFGLMNVTNLAHGEFVTVGAFAVYFVQSVGGSFWLGLAAAPIAGAIVGCILEFAIIRHLYSRPVSTVLATWGVSLILQQGLELTFGLGAKPVTPPIEGTLDLFFTAYPAYRLILIAIAMLTLLGVVLLISRTSFGLDIRTVIQNREMAEGVGINTRRTYAIAFTFGAAIAGLAGGLVAPLAIVLPQMGVNYLANAFFVVIVGGVGSIGGLVAGSVFVGGLTSVLNYQISPSLAQAIVLLAAIVAVRLRPNGLFNGASR; encoded by the coding sequence GTGCTGCCTGACACGATGGATTTTGTCGTCACCACACTCCTCAACGCGCTGACGCTGATCAGCATCCTGATGCTGGTCGGGCTCGGGCTGGCGATCAGCTTCGGCCTGATGAACGTGACCAATCTGGCGCATGGCGAGTTCGTCACCGTCGGCGCCTTCGCGGTCTATTTCGTCCAGAGCGTCGGCGGCTCGTTCTGGCTGGGGCTGGCCGCCGCTCCGATTGCCGGAGCCATAGTCGGCTGCATCCTGGAATTCGCCATCATCCGCCACCTCTATTCGCGGCCGGTCTCGACCGTGCTCGCCACCTGGGGCGTCAGCCTGATCCTGCAGCAAGGGCTGGAACTGACCTTCGGCCTCGGCGCCAAGCCGGTGACGCCGCCGATCGAGGGCACGCTCGATCTGTTCTTCACCGCCTATCCGGCCTACCGGCTGATCCTGATCGCGATTGCCATGCTGACCTTGCTCGGCGTCGTGCTTTTGATCAGCCGGACCTCCTTCGGGCTCGACATCCGCACCGTCATCCAGAACCGCGAAATGGCCGAGGGCGTCGGCATCAACACGCGGCGCACCTATGCCATCGCCTTCACCTTCGGCGCGGCCATTGCCGGGCTCGCCGGCGGCCTGGTCGCGCCGCTGGCGATCGTGCTGCCGCAGATGGGCGTGAACTATCTCGCCAACGCCTTCTTCGTCGTCATTGTCGGCGGCGTCGGCTCGATCGGCGGCCTCGTCGCCGGCAGCGTCTTCGTCGGCGGGCTGACCAGCGTGCTCAACTACCAGATCTCGCCATCGCTGGCGCAAGCGATCGTGCTGCTGGCGGCCATCGTCGCCGTGCGGCTGCGGCCCAACGGCCTGTTCAACGGAGCGTCGCGATGA
- a CDS encoding branched-chain amino acid ABC transporter permease — protein MIARDRNWLLIFAVCVALAVLYPLFADGYQLTVIRDALIFGLFAASLDFFWGRTGILCFGHAAFFGIGGYIMALVTLNDAIPFGSLLGIMGAVAGAAFVAAIIGYFLFFGGIRGSYFTIVTLAMGVICQQAAVSWSSVTGGDSGLIGIPPIEFDIGGMHVDLSQDLPSYIFVASIVAVVVLALWSISRGRWGTVLTAIQDNEVRAAALGHNAPLRLLVTFVLSAAIAGLAGALYVCMAGLVAPDLSGLLLSTEVIVWVAVGGRGTLLGPVLGAIAIQRAQQTISSFNPSLWPLLLGCVFVIIVFVLPDGILSIYARLKSLFKGRRRAL, from the coding sequence ATGATCGCCCGCGACCGCAACTGGCTGCTGATCTTCGCCGTCTGCGTGGCGCTCGCGGTTCTCTATCCGCTCTTCGCCGACGGCTATCAGTTGACGGTGATCCGCGACGCGCTGATCTTCGGCCTGTTTGCCGCAAGCCTCGACTTCTTCTGGGGCCGCACCGGCATCCTGTGCTTCGGCCACGCCGCCTTCTTCGGCATTGGCGGCTACATCATGGCGCTGGTCACGCTCAACGACGCCATCCCCTTCGGCAGCCTGCTCGGCATCATGGGCGCGGTGGCCGGCGCGGCTTTTGTCGCCGCCATCATCGGCTACTTCCTGTTCTTCGGCGGCATCCGCGGCAGCTATTTCACCATCGTGACGCTCGCCATGGGCGTCATCTGCCAGCAGGCCGCCGTCTCCTGGAGCTCGGTCACCGGCGGCGACAGTGGCCTGATCGGCATCCCGCCGATCGAATTCGATATCGGCGGAATGCATGTCGATCTCAGCCAGGATCTGCCTTCCTACATCTTCGTTGCGTCCATCGTCGCGGTGGTCGTGCTGGCGCTGTGGTCGATCAGTCGCGGCCGCTGGGGCACGGTGCTGACCGCCATCCAGGACAATGAAGTCCGGGCGGCAGCGCTTGGCCACAATGCGCCGCTGCGGCTGCTCGTCACTTTCGTCCTGTCCGCCGCGATCGCCGGGCTTGCCGGGGCGCTCTATGTCTGCATGGCCGGGCTGGTGGCGCCCGATTTGTCCGGGCTGCTGCTGTCGACGGAAGTCATCGTCTGGGTGGCGGTCGGCGGGCGCGGCACGCTGCTTGGTCCAGTGCTGGGCGCCATCGCCATCCAGCGCGCGCAGCAGACCATCTCAAGCTTCAACCCGAGCCTGTGGCCGCTGCTGCTCGGCTGCGTCTTCGTCATCATCGTCTTCGTGCTGCCCGACGGCATCCTGTCGATCTATGCGCGGCTGAAGAGCCTGTTCAAAGGCCGGAGGCGCGCGCTATGA
- a CDS encoding ATP-binding cassette domain-containing protein, with product MSDVLLQAENVGIRFGGLQALEGLNLTVCDRELCCIIGPNGAGKSTFLNLLTGTLRPTSGSVRFLGHDIAGLPLHRIARLGIARKFQIPSVFPSLSVEDNLKVARWGAPSPARPVGELLDLVALGSRAATLAGELAHGQKQWLEIGMALAIEPRLLLLDEPTAGMTPQETLATAEMLLRLKGEFSIVAVEHDIRFVRALNCETLVLHQGRRLRSGPFHDIETDEMVRDVYLGRR from the coding sequence ATGAGCGATGTGCTGCTCCAGGCCGAGAATGTCGGCATCCGCTTTGGCGGGCTGCAGGCGCTGGAAGGGTTGAACCTGACGGTGTGCGACAGGGAGCTCTGCTGCATCATCGGGCCGAACGGCGCCGGCAAGAGCACCTTCCTCAACCTTTTGACCGGCACGCTGCGCCCGACCAGCGGCAGCGTGCGTTTCCTCGGCCACGACATTGCCGGCCTGCCGCTGCACCGCATCGCCCGGCTCGGCATTGCCCGAAAATTCCAGATTCCGTCGGTCTTTCCGAGCCTCTCGGTCGAGGACAATCTCAAGGTCGCACGGTGGGGCGCCCCCTCCCCGGCTCGTCCGGTCGGCGAACTGCTTGACCTCGTCGCGCTTGGCAGCCGCGCCGCCACTCTGGCCGGCGAACTCGCGCATGGCCAGAAGCAATGGCTGGAGATCGGCATGGCGCTGGCGATCGAGCCAAGGCTGCTTTTGCTCGACGAACCGACCGCCGGCATGACACCGCAGGAAACGCTGGCGACAGCCGAGATGCTGCTGCGGCTCAAGGGCGAGTTCTCGATCGTGGCGGTCGAGCACGACATCCGCTTCGTACGGGCGCTGAACTGCGAGACGCTGGTGCTGCATCAGGGACGCCGGCTGCGCAGCGGTCCTTTCCACGACATCGAGACCGACGAAATGGTCCGCGACGTCTATCTGGGGAGGCGCTGA
- a CDS encoding ABC transporter ATP-binding protein — translation MLRTLAVSAGYGLLPVLNGIDLSVASGEVVGLLGRNGAGKTTLLRVIAGGLKASGGAVVLGDQDLTNAPAFRRARAGIAHVPQGRGIFNQLTVRQNLEVGTRAARDRGDGGIPDDIFGYFPILREREAQIAGTLSGGQQQMLAIGRALCGLPSVLLLDEPSEGIQPNIVQSIAELVPRIARERGIAIVLVEQNLDLVLKAADRCLVMEKGRTVHEGTPEAFADESLLKDLLAL, via the coding sequence ATGCTGCGGACATTGGCGGTCTCGGCAGGCTACGGCCTGCTCCCGGTGCTGAACGGTATCGACCTCAGCGTGGCGTCAGGCGAAGTCGTCGGCCTGCTCGGCCGCAACGGCGCCGGCAAGACGACACTGCTGCGCGTCATCGCCGGCGGCCTGAAGGCAAGCGGCGGCGCGGTGGTTCTCGGCGACCAGGACCTTACCAACGCGCCGGCCTTCCGCCGCGCGCGAGCCGGCATCGCGCATGTGCCGCAGGGGCGCGGCATCTTCAACCAGCTGACCGTGCGGCAGAACCTCGAAGTCGGCACGCGCGCCGCCCGGGACCGTGGCGACGGCGGCATTCCTGACGACATCTTCGGCTATTTTCCGATCCTGCGCGAACGCGAAGCGCAAATCGCCGGTACGCTGTCGGGCGGCCAGCAGCAGATGCTGGCGATCGGCCGTGCGCTGTGCGGCCTGCCGTCGGTGCTGCTGCTCGACGAGCCCTCGGAAGGCATCCAGCCGAACATCGTGCAGTCGATCGCCGAGCTGGTGCCGCGCATCGCGCGCGAGCGCGGCATCGCGATCGTTCTGGTCGAGCAGAATCTCGATCTCGTTCTCAAGGCGGCGGACCGCTGCCTGGTGATGGAGAAGGGCAGGACCGTGCACGAAGGCACGCCGGAGGCGTTCGCCGACGAGAGCCTGCTGAAGGATTTGTTGGCCCTATAG
- a CDS encoding substrate-binding protein: protein MISRRTILKSGGAAAAFAMVGAPSILRAADTVKVGLSIPITGLQAILGETLLNCYKLAAAELNAANGIGGRQVELFIEDNQTTTKGSIDKARKLLNEDKVDVIMGTIISPERSATLSVTSKAKKLFFYPTNFEGGECNRYFVATGPIPMQQVDPMMPWVAENLGKTIYVMASDYAWPQKMTEAITAAYEKAGGKIIGADYYPFGTTDFGPAFQKIKSLKPDVVWSMVVGNDAVTQLKQYRSFDIKQPLIAPLDEVFNKDALPPGVAAGTYAPQPYWMALDNPVNKKFIASFREKFGQEKMVNGIGEAGYNGLHLYALAAEKAGSLKDDDVLKALPTIEFDAPQGKIRVDASNNHTLCHSYVGKAAADGISYEIAKDFGTIAPVTPYCKV from the coding sequence ATGATAAGCAGAAGAACGATCCTCAAATCCGGCGGCGCTGCCGCCGCCTTCGCCATGGTCGGCGCGCCGTCGATCCTGCGCGCCGCCGACACCGTCAAGGTCGGCCTGTCGATCCCGATCACCGGATTGCAGGCGATCCTCGGCGAGACGCTGCTCAACTGCTACAAGCTCGCCGCCGCCGAACTCAACGCCGCCAACGGCATTGGCGGCCGCCAGGTCGAACTGTTCATCGAGGACAACCAGACCACGACCAAGGGCTCGATCGACAAGGCGCGCAAGCTCCTCAACGAGGACAAGGTCGACGTGATCATGGGCACGATCATTTCGCCCGAGCGCAGCGCGACGCTGTCGGTGACCTCGAAGGCCAAGAAGCTTTTCTTCTACCCGACCAATTTCGAAGGCGGCGAATGCAATCGCTACTTCGTCGCCACCGGGCCGATCCCGATGCAGCAGGTCGACCCGATGATGCCGTGGGTGGCCGAGAATCTCGGTAAGACGATCTATGTCATGGCCTCCGACTATGCCTGGCCGCAAAAGATGACCGAGGCGATCACGGCGGCCTATGAGAAGGCCGGCGGCAAGATCATCGGCGCCGACTACTATCCATTCGGCACCACGGATTTCGGCCCTGCCTTCCAGAAGATCAAGTCGCTGAAGCCCGATGTCGTCTGGTCGATGGTGGTCGGCAACGACGCCGTCACGCAGCTCAAGCAGTATCGCTCCTTCGACATCAAGCAGCCGCTGATCGCGCCGCTCGACGAGGTCTTCAACAAGGACGCGCTGCCGCCCGGCGTTGCCGCCGGCACCTACGCGCCGCAGCCCTACTGGATGGCGCTCGACAATCCGGTCAACAAGAAGTTCATCGCCAGCTTCCGCGAAAAGTTTGGTCAGGAAAAGATGGTCAACGGCATCGGCGAGGCCGGCTATAACGGCCTGCATCTCTACGCACTGGCCGCCGAGAAGGCCGGATCGTTGAAGGACGACGATGTGCTCAAGGCGCTGCCGACCATCGAGTTCGACGCCCCGCAAGGCAAGATCCGCGTCGATGCCTCCAACAACCACACGCTCTGCCATTCCTATGTCGGCAAGGCGGCGGCGGACGGCATCAGCTACGAAATCGCCAAGGATTTCGGCACCATCGCGCCGGTCACGCCCTACTGCAAAGTGTAG
- a CDS encoding acetolactate synthase large subunit, with product MTKGSDLFVAALENEGVDRIFGIPGEENLDIVESIRRSSIQLILTRHEQAAAFMAATYGRLTGKAGVCITTLGPGALNLTTGSAYALLGAMPMIMITGQKGILSSRQARFQIVDIVAAMKPLTKLSRQIVSPKMIPSLVREAFRVAQEERPGPVHLELPEDIAAAECEPVALVPTHPVDLPTASAAALDRAARMIMEAKRPLLMFGAAASRPRVTPDVAQFVLRTQIPYFTTQMGKGTVPGGTELYMGTAALSERDYVHEAIEQADLIITIGHDTVEKPPFIMGANGPKVIHVGYQTADVEQVYFPQAEIVGDLGPSLALLADRVKGKIPNAQALLPLREGILSRIAARATEDRFTPQRIVHDVRTVMPADGILALDNGMYKIWFARNYRTRMANTLLLDNALATMGAGLPSAMMASLLYPQRRVMAICGDGGFMMNSQELETAVRLKLNLVVLLLEDHAYGMIRWKQAVDEFPDFGMTFGNPDFVKYAEAYGAKGTRIAEIADLRPALEQAFAGGGVHLVVVPIDYSENTRVLVDELRERLPAPVKA from the coding sequence ATGACCAAAGGTTCGGATCTGTTCGTCGCGGCCCTCGAGAATGAAGGGGTCGACCGGATCTTTGGCATTCCGGGCGAGGAAAACCTGGACATCGTCGAATCCATCCGCCGCTCGTCGATCCAGCTGATCCTGACCCGCCACGAGCAGGCGGCCGCCTTCATGGCCGCCACTTATGGCAGGCTGACCGGCAAGGCAGGCGTGTGCATCACCACGCTCGGCCCCGGCGCGCTCAACCTGACGACCGGCTCGGCCTACGCACTGCTCGGCGCGATGCCGATGATCATGATCACCGGCCAGAAGGGCATCTTGTCATCGCGGCAGGCGCGCTTCCAGATCGTCGACATCGTCGCGGCGATGAAGCCGCTGACCAAGCTGTCGCGCCAGATCGTCTCGCCGAAAATGATCCCGTCGCTGGTGCGCGAGGCCTTCCGCGTTGCCCAGGAAGAGCGGCCCGGACCCGTGCATCTGGAATTGCCGGAAGACATTGCGGCGGCGGAGTGCGAACCGGTCGCGCTGGTGCCGACGCATCCGGTCGACCTGCCCACGGCCAGCGCCGCTGCGCTCGACCGCGCCGCCCGCATGATCATGGAGGCCAAGCGTCCGCTGCTGATGTTCGGCGCGGCGGCGTCGCGGCCGCGCGTGACCCCCGATGTCGCCCAGTTCGTGCTGCGCACGCAAATTCCCTATTTCACCACGCAGATGGGCAAGGGCACCGTGCCTGGCGGAACCGAGCTCTACATGGGAACGGCGGCGCTCTCGGAGCGCGACTATGTGCACGAAGCCATCGAACAGGCCGATCTGATCATCACCATCGGCCACGACACGGTCGAGAAACCGCCCTTCATCATGGGCGCCAACGGGCCCAAGGTCATCCATGTCGGCTATCAAACGGCCGATGTCGAGCAGGTCTATTTCCCGCAAGCCGAAATCGTCGGCGACCTCGGCCCTTCGCTGGCGCTGCTGGCCGACCGTGTCAAGGGCAAGATCCCCAACGCGCAGGCCTTGCTGCCGCTCAGGGAGGGCATCTTGAGCCGGATCGCAGCGCGCGCCACCGAAGATCGCTTCACGCCGCAGCGCATCGTGCACGACGTGCGCACCGTGATGCCGGCGGACGGGATCCTCGCCCTCGACAACGGCATGTACAAGATCTGGTTCGCCCGCAACTACCGCACGCGCATGGCGAACACGCTGCTGCTCGACAATGCGCTGGCCACGATGGGCGCCGGCCTGCCGTCGGCGATGATGGCGTCACTGCTCTATCCCCAGCGCCGTGTCATGGCCATTTGCGGTGACGGCGGCTTCATGATGAACAGCCAGGAACTGGAGACCGCCGTCAGGCTCAAGCTCAACCTCGTCGTCCTGCTGCTGGAAGACCACGCCTATGGCATGATCCGCTGGAAGCAGGCGGTCGACGAATTCCCGGATTTCGGCATGACCTTCGGCAATCCCGACTTCGTCAAGTATGCCGAAGCCTATGGCGCCAAAGGGACCAGGATTGCGGAGATCGCCGACTTGCGGCCAGCGCTGGAACAGGCTTTTGCTGGCGGCGGCGTGCATCTCGTCGTCGTGCCGATCGACTATTCCGAAAACACCAGGGTGCTCGTCGACGAATTGCGCGAGCGGCTGCCGGCGCCGGTGAAGGCCTGA